One genomic region from Capra hircus breed San Clemente chromosome 18, ASM170441v1, whole genome shotgun sequence encodes:
- the SLC7A10 gene encoding asc-type amino acid transporter 1 isoform X4, translating to MYPTSLAVISMTFSNYVLQPVFPNCIPPAAASRALSMACLMLLTWVNSSSVRWATRIQDVFTGGKLLALSLIIGVGFVQIFQGHFEELRPSNAFDFWMTPSVGHLALAFLQGSFAFSGWNFLNYVTEELVDPRKNLPRAIFISIPLVTFVYTFTNVAYFTAMSPQELLASNAVAVTFGEKLLGYFSWVMPVSVALSTFGGINGYLFTSSRLCFSGAREGHLPSLLAMIHVRRCTPIPALLVCCGATAVIMLVGDTYTLINYVSFINYLCYGVTILGLLVLRWRRPALHRPIKVNLLIPVAYLVFWAFLLVFSFISEPMVCGVGVIIILTGVPVFFLGAFWRSKPKCVHRLTGLPRGGGKWPLPALPTACHGQALEDTMRHLWSLKQLFLFTCCLLRRCFCKKKKKFFSWGKIKRALTVRRAW from the exons ATGTACCCCACGAGCCTGGCTGTCATCTCCATGACTTTCTCCAACTACGTACTGCAGCCGGTGTTCCCCAACTGCATCCCGCCGGCCGCCGCCTCCCGTGCACTCTCCATGGCTTGCCTGA tgctcTTGACGTGGGTGAACAGCTCGAGTGTGCGCTGGGCCACGCGCATCCAGGATGTGTTCACCGGCGGGAAGCTGCTGGCCCTCTCACTCATCATTGGCGTGGGCTTTGTCCAGATCTTCCAAG GACACTTCGAGGAGCTGAGGCCCAGCAACGCCTTTGACTTCTGGATGACGCCATCCGTGGGCCACCTGGCCCTGGCCTTCCTCCAGGGCTCCTTCGCCTTCAGCGGCTGGAACTTCCTCAACTACgtcacagaggagctggtggaccCTCGAAA GAACCTACCTCGTGCCATCTTCATCTCCATCCCCCTGGTGACCTTTGTGTACACCTTCACCAATGTCGCCTACTTCACTGCCATGTCCCCCCAGGAGCTGCTGGCCTCCAATGCCGTGGCCGTG ACCTTCGGGGAGAAGCTGCTGGGCTACTTTTCTTGGGTCATGCCCGTCTCCGTGGCACTTTCCACTTTTGGAGGGATCAATGGCTACCTGTTCACCTCCTCCAG ACTGTGCTTCTCTGGAGCCCGAGAGGGGCACCTGCCCAGCCTGCTAGCCATGATCCACGTCAGACGCTGCACCCCTATTCCCGCCCTCCTCGTCTGT TGCGGGGCCACGGCAGTCATCATGCTCGTGGGAGACACGTACACGCTCATCAACTACGTGTCCTTCATCAACTACCTCTGCTATGGTGTCACCATCCTGGGCCTGCTCGTGCTGCGCTGGAGGCGGCCGGCGCTCCACAGGCCCATCAAG GTGAACCTCCTCATCCCCGTGGCGTACTTGGTCTTCTGGGCATTCCTGCTGGTCTTCAGCTTCATCTCGGAGCCCATGGTGTGTGGGGTAGGCGTTATCATCATCCTCACGGGGGTGCCCGTCTTCTTCCTGGGAGCATTCTGGAGAAGCAAACCAAAGTGTGTGCACAGACTCACAG GGCtccccagaggaggaggaaaatggcccCTGCCAGCCCTCCCCACTGCCTGCCACGGACAAGCCCTTGAAGACACAATGAGACATTTGTGGAGCCTGAAGCAGCTGTTTCTGTTTACATGTTGTTTATTGAGGAGgtgtttttgcaaaaaaaaaaaaaaatttttttcctggggaaaaataaaaagagctctGACTGTTAGAAGGGCTTGGTAA
- the SLC7A10 gene encoding asc-type amino acid transporter 1 isoform X1 — protein sequence MAGHTQQPSGRGNPGPAPSPSPGRGPGPGASERVALKKEIGLVSACTIIIGNIIGSGIFISPKGVLEHSGSVGLALFVWVLGGGITALGSLCYAELGVAIPKSGGDYAYVTEIFGGLAGFLLLWSAVLIMYPTSLAVISMTFSNYVLQPVFPNCIPPAAASRALSMACLMLLTWVNSSSVRWATRIQDVFTGGKLLALSLIIGVGFVQIFQGHFEELRPSNAFDFWMTPSVGHLALAFLQGSFAFSGWNFLNYVTEELVDPRKNLPRAIFISIPLVTFVYTFTNVAYFTAMSPQELLASNAVAVTFGEKLLGYFSWVMPVSVALSTFGGINGYLFTSSRLCFSGAREGHLPSLLAMIHVRRCTPIPALLVCCGATAVIMLVGDTYTLINYVSFINYLCYGVTILGLLVLRWRRPALHRPIKVNLLIPVAYLVFWAFLLVFSFISEPMVCGVGVIIILTGVPVFFLGAFWRSKPKCVHRLTGLPRGGGKWPLPALPTACHGQALEDTMRHLWSLKQLFLFTCCLLRRCFCKKKKKFFSWGKIKRALTVRRAW from the exons GAAACATCATTGGCTCGGGCATCTTCATCTCCCCCAAAGGGGTCCTAGAGCACTCTGGCTCTGTGGGTCTGGCCCTCTTCGTCTGGGTCCTGGGTGGAGGCATCACTGCCCTGGGCTCACTCTGCTATGCAGAGCTGGGAGTGGCCATCCCCAAGTCTGGCGGGGACTACGCCTATGTCACTGAGATCTTTGGGGGCCTGGCTGG CTTCCTGCTGCTCTGGAGCGCCGTGCTCATCATGTACCCCACGAGCCTGGCTGTCATCTCCATGACTTTCTCCAACTACGTACTGCAGCCGGTGTTCCCCAACTGCATCCCGCCGGCCGCCGCCTCCCGTGCACTCTCCATGGCTTGCCTGA tgctcTTGACGTGGGTGAACAGCTCGAGTGTGCGCTGGGCCACGCGCATCCAGGATGTGTTCACCGGCGGGAAGCTGCTGGCCCTCTCACTCATCATTGGCGTGGGCTTTGTCCAGATCTTCCAAG GACACTTCGAGGAGCTGAGGCCCAGCAACGCCTTTGACTTCTGGATGACGCCATCCGTGGGCCACCTGGCCCTGGCCTTCCTCCAGGGCTCCTTCGCCTTCAGCGGCTGGAACTTCCTCAACTACgtcacagaggagctggtggaccCTCGAAA GAACCTACCTCGTGCCATCTTCATCTCCATCCCCCTGGTGACCTTTGTGTACACCTTCACCAATGTCGCCTACTTCACTGCCATGTCCCCCCAGGAGCTGCTGGCCTCCAATGCCGTGGCCGTG ACCTTCGGGGAGAAGCTGCTGGGCTACTTTTCTTGGGTCATGCCCGTCTCCGTGGCACTTTCCACTTTTGGAGGGATCAATGGCTACCTGTTCACCTCCTCCAG ACTGTGCTTCTCTGGAGCCCGAGAGGGGCACCTGCCCAGCCTGCTAGCCATGATCCACGTCAGACGCTGCACCCCTATTCCCGCCCTCCTCGTCTGT TGCGGGGCCACGGCAGTCATCATGCTCGTGGGAGACACGTACACGCTCATCAACTACGTGTCCTTCATCAACTACCTCTGCTATGGTGTCACCATCCTGGGCCTGCTCGTGCTGCGCTGGAGGCGGCCGGCGCTCCACAGGCCCATCAAG GTGAACCTCCTCATCCCCGTGGCGTACTTGGTCTTCTGGGCATTCCTGCTGGTCTTCAGCTTCATCTCGGAGCCCATGGTGTGTGGGGTAGGCGTTATCATCATCCTCACGGGGGTGCCCGTCTTCTTCCTGGGAGCATTCTGGAGAAGCAAACCAAAGTGTGTGCACAGACTCACAG GGCtccccagaggaggaggaaaatggcccCTGCCAGCCCTCCCCACTGCCTGCCACGGACAAGCCCTTGAAGACACAATGAGACATTTGTGGAGCCTGAAGCAGCTGTTTCTGTTTACATGTTGTTTATTGAGGAGgtgtttttgcaaaaaaaaaaaaaaatttttttcctggggaaaaataaaaagagctctGACTGTTAGAAGGGCTTGGTAA
- the SLC7A10 gene encoding asc-type amino acid transporter 1 isoform X3, which produces MAGHTQQPSGRGNPGPAPSPSPGRGPGPGASERVALKKEIGLVSACTIIIGNIIGSGIFISPKGVLEHSGSVGLALFVWVLGGGITALGSLCYAELGVAIPKSGGDYAYVTEIFGGLAGFLLLWSAVLIMYPTSLAVISMTFSNYVLQPVFPNCIPPAAASRALSMACLMLLTWVNSSSVRWATRIQDVFTGGKLLALSLIIGVGFVQIFQGHFEELRPSNAFDFWMTPSVGHLALAFLQGSFAFSGWNFLNYVTEELVDPRKNLPRAIFISIPLVTFVYTFTNVAYFTAMSPQELLASNAVAVTFGEKLLGYFSWVMPVSVALSTFGGINGYLFTSSRLCFSGAREGHLPSLLAMIHVRRCTPIPALLVCVNLLIPVAYLVFWAFLLVFSFISEPMVCGVGVIIILTGVPVFFLGAFWRSKPKCVHRLTGLPRGGGKWPLPALPTACHGQALEDTMRHLWSLKQLFLFTCCLLRRCFCKKKKKFFSWGKIKRALTVRRAW; this is translated from the exons GAAACATCATTGGCTCGGGCATCTTCATCTCCCCCAAAGGGGTCCTAGAGCACTCTGGCTCTGTGGGTCTGGCCCTCTTCGTCTGGGTCCTGGGTGGAGGCATCACTGCCCTGGGCTCACTCTGCTATGCAGAGCTGGGAGTGGCCATCCCCAAGTCTGGCGGGGACTACGCCTATGTCACTGAGATCTTTGGGGGCCTGGCTGG CTTCCTGCTGCTCTGGAGCGCCGTGCTCATCATGTACCCCACGAGCCTGGCTGTCATCTCCATGACTTTCTCCAACTACGTACTGCAGCCGGTGTTCCCCAACTGCATCCCGCCGGCCGCCGCCTCCCGTGCACTCTCCATGGCTTGCCTGA tgctcTTGACGTGGGTGAACAGCTCGAGTGTGCGCTGGGCCACGCGCATCCAGGATGTGTTCACCGGCGGGAAGCTGCTGGCCCTCTCACTCATCATTGGCGTGGGCTTTGTCCAGATCTTCCAAG GACACTTCGAGGAGCTGAGGCCCAGCAACGCCTTTGACTTCTGGATGACGCCATCCGTGGGCCACCTGGCCCTGGCCTTCCTCCAGGGCTCCTTCGCCTTCAGCGGCTGGAACTTCCTCAACTACgtcacagaggagctggtggaccCTCGAAA GAACCTACCTCGTGCCATCTTCATCTCCATCCCCCTGGTGACCTTTGTGTACACCTTCACCAATGTCGCCTACTTCACTGCCATGTCCCCCCAGGAGCTGCTGGCCTCCAATGCCGTGGCCGTG ACCTTCGGGGAGAAGCTGCTGGGCTACTTTTCTTGGGTCATGCCCGTCTCCGTGGCACTTTCCACTTTTGGAGGGATCAATGGCTACCTGTTCACCTCCTCCAG ACTGTGCTTCTCTGGAGCCCGAGAGGGGCACCTGCCCAGCCTGCTAGCCATGATCCACGTCAGACGCTGCACCCCTATTCCCGCCCTCCTCGTCTGT GTGAACCTCCTCATCCCCGTGGCGTACTTGGTCTTCTGGGCATTCCTGCTGGTCTTCAGCTTCATCTCGGAGCCCATGGTGTGTGGGGTAGGCGTTATCATCATCCTCACGGGGGTGCCCGTCTTCTTCCTGGGAGCATTCTGGAGAAGCAAACCAAAGTGTGTGCACAGACTCACAG GGCtccccagaggaggaggaaaatggcccCTGCCAGCCCTCCCCACTGCCTGCCACGGACAAGCCCTTGAAGACACAATGAGACATTTGTGGAGCCTGAAGCAGCTGTTTCTGTTTACATGTTGTTTATTGAGGAGgtgtttttgcaaaaaaaaaaaaaaatttttttcctggggaaaaataaaaagagctctGACTGTTAGAAGGGCTTGGTAA
- the SLC7A10 gene encoding asc-type amino acid transporter 1 isoform X2, whose product MAGHTQQPSGRGNPGPAPSPSPGRGPGPGASERVALKKEIGLVSACTIIIGNIIGSGIFISPKGVLEHSGSVGLALFVWVLGGGITALGSLCYAELGVAIPKSGGDYAYVTEIFGGLAGFLLLWSAVLIMYPTSLAVISMTFSNYVLQPVFPNCIPPAAASRALSMACLMLLTWVNSSSVRWATRIQDVFTGGKLLALSLIIGVGFVQIFQGHFEELRPSNAFDFWMTPSVGHLALAFLQGSFAFSGWNFLNYVTEELVDPRKNLPRAIFISIPLVTFVYTFTNVAYFTAMSPQELLASNAVAVTFGEKLLGYFSWVMPVSVALSTFGGINGYLFTSSRLCFSGAREGHLPSLLAMIHVRRCTPIPALLVCCGATAVIMLVGDTYTLINYVSFINYLCYGVTILGLLVLRWRRPALHRPIKVNLLIPVAYLVFWAFLLVFSFISEPMVCGVGVIIILTGVPVFFLGAFWRSKPKCVHRLTESVTRWGQELCFVVYPQGSPEEEENGPCQPSPLPATDKPLKTQ is encoded by the exons GAAACATCATTGGCTCGGGCATCTTCATCTCCCCCAAAGGGGTCCTAGAGCACTCTGGCTCTGTGGGTCTGGCCCTCTTCGTCTGGGTCCTGGGTGGAGGCATCACTGCCCTGGGCTCACTCTGCTATGCAGAGCTGGGAGTGGCCATCCCCAAGTCTGGCGGGGACTACGCCTATGTCACTGAGATCTTTGGGGGCCTGGCTGG CTTCCTGCTGCTCTGGAGCGCCGTGCTCATCATGTACCCCACGAGCCTGGCTGTCATCTCCATGACTTTCTCCAACTACGTACTGCAGCCGGTGTTCCCCAACTGCATCCCGCCGGCCGCCGCCTCCCGTGCACTCTCCATGGCTTGCCTGA tgctcTTGACGTGGGTGAACAGCTCGAGTGTGCGCTGGGCCACGCGCATCCAGGATGTGTTCACCGGCGGGAAGCTGCTGGCCCTCTCACTCATCATTGGCGTGGGCTTTGTCCAGATCTTCCAAG GACACTTCGAGGAGCTGAGGCCCAGCAACGCCTTTGACTTCTGGATGACGCCATCCGTGGGCCACCTGGCCCTGGCCTTCCTCCAGGGCTCCTTCGCCTTCAGCGGCTGGAACTTCCTCAACTACgtcacagaggagctggtggaccCTCGAAA GAACCTACCTCGTGCCATCTTCATCTCCATCCCCCTGGTGACCTTTGTGTACACCTTCACCAATGTCGCCTACTTCACTGCCATGTCCCCCCAGGAGCTGCTGGCCTCCAATGCCGTGGCCGTG ACCTTCGGGGAGAAGCTGCTGGGCTACTTTTCTTGGGTCATGCCCGTCTCCGTGGCACTTTCCACTTTTGGAGGGATCAATGGCTACCTGTTCACCTCCTCCAG ACTGTGCTTCTCTGGAGCCCGAGAGGGGCACCTGCCCAGCCTGCTAGCCATGATCCACGTCAGACGCTGCACCCCTATTCCCGCCCTCCTCGTCTGT TGCGGGGCCACGGCAGTCATCATGCTCGTGGGAGACACGTACACGCTCATCAACTACGTGTCCTTCATCAACTACCTCTGCTATGGTGTCACCATCCTGGGCCTGCTCGTGCTGCGCTGGAGGCGGCCGGCGCTCCACAGGCCCATCAAG GTGAACCTCCTCATCCCCGTGGCGTACTTGGTCTTCTGGGCATTCCTGCTGGTCTTCAGCTTCATCTCGGAGCCCATGGTGTGTGGGGTAGGCGTTATCATCATCCTCACGGGGGTGCCCGTCTTCTTCCTGGGAGCATTCTGGAGAAGCAAACCAAAGTGTGTGCACAGACTCACAG AGTCAGTGACACGCTGGGGCCAGGAGCTGTGTTTCGTGGTCTACCCGCAGGGCtccccagaggaggaggaaaatggcccCTGCCAGCCCTCCCCACTGCCTGCCACGGACAAGCCCTTGAAGACACAATGA